The following proteins come from a genomic window of Raphanus sativus cultivar WK10039 unplaced genomic scaffold, ASM80110v3 Scaffold1495, whole genome shotgun sequence:
- the LOC108832606 gene encoding ras-related protein RABB1c has product MSYAYLFKYIIIGDTGVGKSCLLLQFTDKRFQPVHDLTIGVEFGARMITIDNKPLKLQIWDTAGQESFRSITRSYYRGAAGALLVYDITRRETFNHLASWLEDARQHANANMTIMLIGNKSDLDHRRAVTTEEGEQFAKEHGLIFMEASAKTAQNVEEAFIKTAATIYKKIEDGVFDVSNESYGIKVGYGGIPGPSGGRDGSTSQGGGCCG; this is encoded by the exons ATGTCTTACGCTTACCTCTTCAAGTACATCATCATCGGCGATACAG GAGTAGGGAAATCATGCCTTCTGCTACAGTTCACGGACAAGAGGTTTCAGCCGGTGCATGATCTCACCATTGGTGTTGAATTTGGGGCTAGGATGATCACCATCGACAACAAGCCCCTCAAACTCCAGATCTGGGATACG GCTGGTCAAGAATCTTTTAGGTCTATTACAAGGTCTTACTACAGAGGTGCTGCAGGTGCATTGCTTGTCTATGATATCACAAG GAGGGAGACGTTTAACCATCTAGCTAGCTGGTTAGAGGATGCGAGGCAGCATGCAAACGCAAATATGACGATAATGCTCATTGGGAATAAGTCTGATCTTGACCACAGGAGGGCAGTCACCACGGAGGAAGGAGAGCAGTTTGCAAAGGAGCACGGTCTTATTTTCATGGAAGCCTCCGCCAAGACTGCTCAGAATGTCGAAGAG GCATTCATAAAGACAGCGGCAACTATATACAAAAAGATTGAAGATGGTGTGTTTGATGTGTCAAATGAGTCGTATGGAATAAAGGTTGGATATGGAGGAATCCCGGGACCATCAGGTGGTAGAGACGGATCCACATCGCAAGGAGGAGGTTGCTGCGGCTAA